The following coding sequences lie in one Synechococcus sp. PCC 7336 genomic window:
- a CDS encoding class I SAM-dependent methyltransferase, with protein MLLQAEQRAKLDPTDDSLFYSYPRFVTHVDDRFIQQLTELYRQTLKPNSCLFDMMSSWVSHLPEEMVFDLVVGQGMNEAELARNPRLDRYFLQDLNENQLLPLPDRSFDAVLNAVSVQYLQYPEAVFAEIWRILKPGGMAIVSFSNRMFYQKAIQAWREGNDASHVKLVKSYFASIAGFSDIVAVGGDRRPSPKGFDWTQWFAPPADPFFAVMARRSPDEPSPTC; from the coding sequence ATGTTGCTGCAAGCCGAACAGCGGGCCAAGCTAGACCCCACCGATGACAGCCTGTTCTACTCCTACCCCCGCTTCGTCACCCACGTTGACGATCGCTTCATCCAACAGTTGACCGAACTCTACCGCCAGACCCTCAAACCCAACAGTTGCCTCTTCGACATGATGAGCAGTTGGGTGTCTCACCTGCCCGAAGAGATGGTCTTCGATCTCGTTGTCGGGCAAGGCATGAACGAAGCGGAGCTGGCCCGCAATCCCCGCCTCGATCGCTATTTTCTGCAAGACCTCAACGAAAATCAATTATTGCCCCTCCCCGATCGCAGCTTTGACGCCGTGCTCAATGCTGTCTCCGTCCAATACCTGCAATATCCCGAAGCCGTCTTCGCTGAAATCTGGCGCATTCTCAAACCGGGCGGAATGGCGATTGTCAGCTTCTCCAATCGCATGTTTTATCAGAAGGCAATTCAGGCATGGCGAGAGGGCAACGATGCCAGTCATGTGAAATTAGTCAAAAGCTACTTTGCTTCGATAGCGGGCTTCAGCGACATCGTGGCAGTTGGTGGCGATCGCCGCCCCAGCCCCAAAGGATTTGACTGGACGCAATGGTTTGCACCTCCTGCCGATCCGTTCTTTGCCGTCATGGCAAGGCGATCGCCAGACGAACCTTCCCCCACCTGCTAA
- a CDS encoding PhoX family phosphatase, whose product MKTFKWPSMAFTRRDFLVFLGASAGAGAAATLLESPLTGTAPIARAASLPFPILQGAMPLVTDGIATADQPAAYASFAVVDDLLLPEGYTYDVIAAWGDRVGDSRFGYNNDYLSYVETGPDEGVLTVNFEYISSNTWMATYPAVIGKSLDTSTVTAAAPAGVLDAFSLSETDPVKVELMAIAKEAMLDLGIGVISIHRTPDGTWERTFSNRDRRITGISGLEDGRYLKATGPAVTAFGKTNKMGYEDGLGANIIGTFGNCAGGTTPWGTVLSAEENIQNLVPEPVMPDGSSLDPSTSPFKFASFQGLGNIFGLAGNKYGWMVEVDPVNPEDCGTKHTWLGRYRHEAVAFRAEADKPLAVYSGCDRQGGHLYKFVSTQSVTDPTDKANSRLMEDGMLYAAKFNPDGSGKWIPLNPSTPVKPVRPSDIFGRGGEPVVSLPQRPDGGIFQAESNGAIAAFRARFATLGDLYAGTDEQKQGAILIDAHYAANAAGATATARPEDTDIAPDGSLFIAFTSGSPGSDGGPDKVIFRADGAVWEYGWIVKLVEDGNEPGAMTFTWNKFAVGGEPAEGGLGFANPDNLEFDRNGSLWMVTDMSTSRHNLAVPSDRVDAAGEPIGQSRLRGLYGNNSVWYVPTADDWAGQAFLFGYGPMESEMTGPFFTADNSTLFLAAQHPGELHGIRRDMAFETRQYEMRTTDGQPFTQTRQVPLGSNWPDRQPNVPPRPAVVAIRRIDRAPLV is encoded by the coding sequence ATGAAGACTTTCAAGTGGCCCTCAATGGCCTTTACGCGTCGCGACTTTCTCGTGTTTCTAGGAGCCAGCGCTGGCGCTGGTGCAGCCGCCACATTACTAGAAAGCCCCTTAACTGGAACTGCTCCGATCGCCCGCGCGGCCAGTCTGCCTTTTCCCATCCTCCAGGGGGCAATGCCACTGGTAACGGATGGCATCGCGACTGCCGACCAGCCTGCAGCCTATGCCAGTTTCGCAGTTGTCGATGACTTGCTTCTCCCCGAAGGGTATACCTACGATGTCATTGCCGCCTGGGGCGATCGCGTCGGCGATTCCCGTTTCGGCTATAACAACGACTACCTCTCCTACGTCGAAACCGGCCCCGACGAAGGGGTTTTGACCGTTAATTTCGAATACATCAGCAGTAACACCTGGATGGCCACCTATCCTGCTGTCATCGGCAAGTCCCTAGATACGAGCACTGTCACTGCCGCAGCCCCCGCTGGAGTGCTAGATGCCTTCAGCCTCAGCGAGACCGACCCCGTCAAGGTGGAATTGATGGCGATCGCCAAAGAAGCCATGCTCGATCTCGGTATTGGGGTAATTTCTATCCATCGCACCCCCGACGGCACCTGGGAGCGCACCTTCTCCAATCGCGATCGCCGCATTACCGGCATCTCTGGGTTAGAAGACGGTCGCTATCTCAAAGCCACCGGTCCCGCCGTCACCGCCTTCGGGAAGACGAACAAAATGGGCTACGAGGATGGCTTGGGAGCAAACATCATCGGCACATTTGGCAACTGTGCGGGCGGCACCACCCCTTGGGGAACGGTGCTCAGCGCCGAAGAGAATATCCAGAACCTCGTTCCCGAACCGGTTATGCCCGACGGGTCTTCCCTCGATCCGTCCACTTCCCCCTTCAAATTTGCTAGCTTTCAGGGGCTCGGTAACATTTTTGGGCTGGCAGGTAACAAATACGGTTGGATGGTGGAGGTCGATCCCGTCAATCCAGAGGATTGCGGTACCAAGCACACCTGGCTGGGACGCTACCGTCACGAAGCAGTTGCCTTTCGGGCTGAAGCTGATAAACCACTGGCGGTTTATTCTGGCTGCGATCGCCAGGGTGGCCATCTCTACAAATTCGTCAGCACCCAGTCCGTCACAGACCCCACCGACAAAGCCAACTCTCGGCTGATGGAAGACGGCATGCTCTACGCGGCTAAATTCAACCCCGACGGCAGCGGCAAGTGGATTCCCCTCAACCCCAGTACCCCCGTCAAACCCGTCCGCCCCAGCGATATCTTCGGCAGGGGGGGCGAGCCTGTCGTCAGTCTGCCCCAGCGCCCTGATGGCGGTATATTCCAAGCTGAGTCTAATGGCGCAATTGCAGCATTTCGGGCGAGATTTGCCACCCTCGGCGATCTCTACGCAGGCACCGACGAACAAAAGCAAGGGGCAATCTTAATTGATGCCCACTACGCCGCAAATGCTGCCGGTGCCACTGCGACTGCGCGTCCCGAAGATACCGATATTGCTCCCGACGGCAGCCTCTTCATCGCTTTTACTTCGGGTAGTCCTGGAAGCGATGGCGGTCCCGATAAGGTCATTTTCAGAGCGGACGGCGCAGTCTGGGAATACGGCTGGATTGTCAAGCTCGTTGAAGATGGCAACGAGCCGGGGGCGATGACCTTTACCTGGAATAAATTTGCCGTGGGTGGCGAACCTGCCGAGGGGGGATTGGGCTTTGCCAACCCAGATAATCTCGAATTCGATCGCAATGGCAGCCTGTGGATGGTGACAGATATGTCCACCAGTCGTCACAACTTAGCCGTCCCGAGCGATCGCGTCGATGCCGCAGGGGAACCGATCGGCCAGTCCAGATTGCGCGGCCTCTACGGCAACAACTCAGTGTGGTATGTCCCCACAGCCGACGATTGGGCCGGACAAGCTTTCCTATTTGGGTATGGACCGATGGAATCGGAGATGACCGGCCCGTTTTTCACCGCCGACAACAGCACCCTATTTTTAGCCGCCCAGCATCCGGGAGAACTGCACGGTATCCGCCGAGATATGGCTTTTGAAACCCGCCAGTACGAGATGCGGACCACTGACGGCCAGCCTTTTACTCAAACGCGGCAAGTGCCGCTGGGGTCCAACTGGCCGGATCGGCAACCCAACGTTCCTCCTCGCCCTGCAGTGGTGGCCATTCGTCGAATCGATCGCGCTCCGCTAGTGTAG
- a CDS encoding class I SAM-dependent methyltransferase — MNDIVARQSIKQQFFDRWATVYDCPFTSFFYQVVHELLLARVRLGDRAEVLDLGCGTGRFLDRLAKHYPRVRSIGLDLSPQMLCKARGSFRHRPRPIFVRGSADAMPFGDGQFDAVFCTFSFLHYLEPKAVFREIARVLRPGGSFYWVDGKPIFERGTIQWPVTPGGVRLYGPNARERLGAQAGLQWVEHPHLLGSVLMSAFAKPKARRSGGAIA, encoded by the coding sequence ATGAATGACATCGTGGCTCGTCAAAGCATTAAGCAACAATTTTTCGATCGCTGGGCAACTGTCTACGACTGCCCGTTCACTTCCTTCTTTTATCAGGTCGTCCACGAGCTTTTGCTCGCACGCGTCCGACTGGGCGATCGCGCTGAGGTGCTCGATCTCGGCTGCGGGACGGGACGCTTTCTCGATCGCCTAGCAAAGCACTACCCTCGGGTTCGCAGTATCGGGCTGGATCTGTCTCCCCAAATGCTGTGTAAGGCTCGCGGAAGCTTTCGCCACAGACCTCGCCCCATTTTCGTGCGAGGGAGTGCCGATGCGATGCCTTTTGGCGATGGGCAGTTTGATGCGGTTTTTTGTACCTTCAGTTTTTTGCACTATCTCGAACCCAAAGCTGTGTTTCGGGAAATCGCTCGCGTATTGCGGCCAGGGGGCAGCTTCTATTGGGTCGATGGCAAGCCAATCTTTGAACGTGGAACTATCCAATGGCCCGTCACCCCTGGAGGTGTTCGGCTGTACGGTCCCAATGCGCGGGAAAGGCTGGGCGCACAGGCTGGACTGCAATGGGTCGAGCACCCACACTTGCTGGGATCGGTGCTGATGAGCGCGTTCGCCAAACCGAAAGCTCGCCGCTCTGGCGGAGCGATTGCCTAG